The Gordonia mangrovi genome includes the window ACCTGCTTCTCCTCACTCATCAGCTCTCACCTCTCTCAGTCTCGGTCTGCTGTTTCCACGCCTCGATCGCAGCATCGGCGCGCGGCCCGACGCTGTCGTAGAACACATCCCCCATGCGCGCCTTGTCCCCGGAAAACAGGCCAACCCCACATGCTCGTCGTCGGGGAACCACACGATCAGCCGCACCGCCACGCCCTCGCGATACGGGTGCGACACCCGCCAGACCACATATCGCCTCGACTGCCGCACCCGCTTGAGCGTCGCCGAGTCCGCCTGCGGCGCCCGCCCGAGATCAGCGAGCACCTGCAACTCGGCCAGCAACAGATCCAACCGCTGCCGATCCACGACGTTGCCCGCCGCAGCCGACTCCTCCAGCCGAGTCAGGTAGTCGTCGAACTCCCGCGACCAGTCGATCAACACCCGAATATTACCCATGAGCAATATCGTTTGCAAGCAATACCGCCTGCGTCGACCGGGCGCCACCGACACGCCCCCGACCCGCGTGAGGCGAACGTGCCGGAAACCAGAACGTTCACCTCACTCGCTACTGAGGCCCCGCGGCATCCGCCGGCGAGTCGGACGCGGACGCCGTATCGGACTGCCCGCTCGACGGGATTGGGCGCCCAGTCGACGTCGGCGCGGCACTCGGCGTAGGCACGGCACTCGGCGTAGGCACGGCACTAGATGTAGACGCGCCGGAATCAGGCGCTGCCCCCGACGTGGGCGCGACCGTCGATGTCGGCGCGAGAGTGTCGCCCGGCACGACACTCGACGCGGCCACAACGGTCGACGTCGGCGCGGGAGTATCGCTTGGCGCGGACGTGGCACTCGAGCTCGGCGCGACGGTCGCGACACTCGACGTGGGCACCGAAATCGCCGACGCCTCCGTCGTCACCGCCTCATCCTTCTCGTCCTGCGACACCTGTTCCGCCAGTGCCGCTCCGGTACCGTCGGCAACCACTGTCGCCACCTCATCCCGCTGGAACTCCTCGAGCGCGTCCTGCACCATGTCCGCTTCTTTCTCGGCGTTGGCGTTCCAGTGCGTCCACGTGTGAGCCCCGTTGGTGTAGTTGAATCGCACCGGCAGGTCGAGCACCACGGCCACACCGTTGAGCACCAGCGCCGACGCGAACGACAACGTTTCCAACCCGGCGCCGAAGATCACTTCGCCGATGCCGCCGAGGCCGATCAGCTCGTCGTATTCGTCTTGCCCGGTCAGCACACCGGTGCCCGCGGACACGATGATGATCTGCCCGTTGTCGCGGGCTTCGATGATGTGGCGGGTCACGTCGTTCTCGGCCCACGCGTTGCCGACGGCAAACGGGTTGCCCCACATGCCGTCGAAGCCGTTGGCGATGCCGTTGCGGTTGTTCAGGATGTACGGGATCAGCAGGTATCCGAAGACGCTGTCGGTCTGGTAGTAGCCGGAAATGGAATGCGCGACCTTGAACACCTCGGGGTATTTCAGCGCCAGGTTCACCGCCTGCCCGCCGCCCAGCGACAGCCCGACGATGGCGTTGTCGGTCGGCTCCACGGAGAAGTCGTCCTCCAGGTACGCCGGCAGTTCCTCGCCGATGAACGTCTCCCACTGCGGGTCGTAGGTGCCGCCGCTGCGGTTGGTCAGCGTGTTGCCGTCGGCGTCGACGGGCAGCGATTCCCAGTTCGCCGACCACGCATTCGACCCGTCGACCACCTGCACCAGCGTGTACCGCTCGTCATACTGCGCGGCGATCCCGTCGGCCTCGGTGCCACCGCCGACCCCACCGAGAAAGTAGACCGCCTGTTCCTGTTGTCCGGCTTGTTGACTCGATGGCCGCACCTTGATCACCACGTCGGACTGCATTGCCTCCGACCACACCCGGCACGTCTGGATGTTGCGGCTCTGCTCAGCAGAATTGGCGTAGCTACAGCCGTCCCGCAACGACGTCGGGTCCACCGCGACCGCCACGCCGGCCCCGACCATCAGCAGCACCCCAGCAACGCCGACCCCGGCAACCCATCCGCGTGACCTCATCACTCACCACACACCGGGACGTCAACCTGCACCGTCGGATCATCCACCAACGGCTGAATCGGCACCACAGCCTCACCGCGCGCCATCGTCGGCTTCTCCAGCGTCAACTCGATGGTCACCGTCTCACCCGGCGGAATCTGCACCGCCGTCGCCACATACGGCCGCCCGTTCAGCGGCTGCTCCACCCGCATCGGCGACGACCCGTCCACGGTGATCTCCTTGACCACCGACCCCTTGGTCATCAGCATCTCCACGTTGGACAGGTTGGTGCCCTTCGGCAGGTTGCGCACCGTCGCGTCCGAGGCGATCACAGAGTCCAACAAAGACAGCTCATCAAGAGTATTGGTAAGTCTCACCGTCACCGTCCATTCTCGCCTATCCCCGCCGCATTCGCCCGGCGCCTAACTGATGTCGGGTACACCAACGTAGTCCCCGGCGCACGACAGAGTATGCGCGTGCGGCGAAGAATCCCGGGTGAGTCGGCCGTGCCGGAAATCAGAACGTTGGCCTCACTCAGGACTCTGCCGTAGTCACAGAATCACAGGGCGACGACGATCTTTTCTGCGGAGAGACCGCCCGAGCGTACCTGTGCGAGAGCGTCGGGAAGGGCGGCCAGGCCGTCGCCGACGATGCGTGCCTTCGGTTCTGCCCGAAAGACGCCGGATGCGAGTGCGCCGGGCAGGAAGTCGCGGTACACGGCCGGACCGACCTCGTTGTCCTTGAGGGTCCCGCCCCAGATGTAGCTCACGTGGACGCCACGCCGCGCCGCCAGCCGCCCACGGATTCTGCTCGCGGGGTCGGGTTGCGAGGATGCCACGCGGCGCGTGCCCGTTGTCCGCTCGGCCACCGCGATGCACGGAGGCAGGGAGCCGCGGCCGATGGCCATGGTTCCCGCGAGGGTACGGTCGCCGATCAGTCGCACGAGTTGCTCGACGGCATCCGTTGCGGTGCGATCGATTACGGCATCTGCACCAAGTGACCGAACTTCCTCCGCGGTGCGGGGTGAGGCTGTCGCGACCACGTCGTAACCGGCGTTCTTTGCCAGCTGGGTCGCGTTCATCCCGACGCCCGTCGCCGCTCCCCACACCAGCACGACGGCATCCTGACGGTCCGGCGCGGCAGTCGGCAGGTGCAGTCCGAGATGATCCTGCTGGAACATGCCGGTCGCTGCAGTCGACAGGGTGAGCGGGACAACCGACGCCTGCTCGAACGGCAAGGACTCCGGAATCGCCGAGACCATGTGCTCCATGAGGACGACGTACTGCTGGTACGCACCCTCGGCCGCGCGATTCTGCGACTTCTCGAGTGCCATCGCGTGGCCGAGCACCCGGTCGCCCGGGGCAAACCCGGTCACCGACGACCCCACCTCGACGACGTTTCCGGCCACGTCCGAACCGATGATGGCCGGATACCGCAACCAGGGCACGACGACTCGATACGCCGGGCCGGCCATCGCATCGACGAGATTCACGGCAACGGCTCGTGCCCGCACGACGATCTCGTGCGGCCCCGGCGCCGTATAGGACGCCGGGCCGACCTCGAACCGCGCTCGCCGCTTCGGCATCCACAGGGCGGAATTGTGCGGGCGATCGTGCTCGTTCGTTGACATTCCCACAGACTAGACACTGACTATATTCTAGTCAACGTCTACTTTATGGGTAGGATCGATACATGTCCACGCGTGCCTTTCACCACGGGAACCTCCGTCAGGAACTGCTCGATCGCGCCGAGGCTATGCTCCGAAAGCGTGGTATCGAAGCACTGTCGCTCCGCGAACTCGCACGCGAGGCCGGCGTCAGCCATGGCGCGCCACGAAGCCATTTCCCCGACAAGGCGGCCCTACTCGATGCGCTGGCGGCCCGCGGCTACGAGCGGTTGGCTGACCGAGCCGAAGGTCTCGCCCACGCCGACCTCACCCCGCGTGAGCGCCTGCTTGCACTGGGGCGTGCTCATCTCGACTTCGCACTGCGCGACGCGGCGCTGGCAGACCTGATGTATGCGGCGAAAGCGGCCGGGCCGTC containing:
- a CDS encoding TetR/AcrR family transcriptional regulator — encoded protein: MSTRAFHHGNLRQELLDRAEAMLRKRGIEALSLRELAREAGVSHGAPRSHFPDKAALLDALAARGYERLADRAEGLAHADLTPRERLLALGRAHLDFALRDAALADLMYAAKAAGPSPIVEPGVHRLYAASSTIVSTSLESLRGEPVDPLRTTLLMSSMTQGIASLIGSGRIPAELGEVLVSDAVDLFESGQLPS
- a CDS encoding zinc-binding alcohol dehydrogenase family protein gives rise to the protein MSTNEHDRPHNSALWMPKRRARFEVGPASYTAPGPHEIVVRARAVAVNLVDAMAGPAYRVVVPWLRYPAIIGSDVAGNVVEVGSSVTGFAPGDRVLGHAMALEKSQNRAAEGAYQQYVVLMEHMVSAIPESLPFEQASVVPLTLSTAATGMFQQDHLGLHLPTAAPDRQDAVVLVWGAATGVGMNATQLAKNAGYDVVATASPRTAEEVRSLGADAVIDRTATDAVEQLVRLIGDRTLAGTMAIGRGSLPPCIAVAERTTGTRRVASSQPDPASRIRGRLAARRGVHVSYIWGGTLKDNEVGPAVYRDFLPGALASGVFRAEPKARIVGDGLAALPDALAQVRSGGLSAEKIVVAL
- a CDS encoding alpha/beta hydrolase, which gives rise to MRSRGWVAGVGVAGVLLMVGAGVAVAVDPTSLRDGCSYANSAEQSRNIQTCRVWSEAMQSDVVIKVRPSSQQAGQQEQAVYFLGGVGGGTEADGIAAQYDERYTLVQVVDGSNAWSANWESLPVDADGNTLTNRSGGTYDPQWETFIGEELPAYLEDDFSVEPTDNAIVGLSLGGGQAVNLALKYPEVFKVAHSISGYYQTDSVFGYLLIPYILNNRNGIANGFDGMWGNPFAVGNAWAENDVTRHIIEARDNGQIIIVSAGTGVLTGQDEYDELIGLGGIGEVIFGAGLETLSFASALVLNGVAVVLDLPVRFNYTNGAHTWTHWNANAEKEADMVQDALEEFQRDEVATVVADGTGAALAEQVSQDEKDEAVTTEASAISVPTSSVATVAPSSSATSAPSDTPAPTSTVVAASSVVPGDTLAPTSTVAPTSGAAPDSGASTSSAVPTPSAVPTPSAAPTSTGRPIPSSGQSDTASASDSPADAAGPQ